A single window of Luteipulveratus halotolerans DNA harbors:
- a CDS encoding nucleoside/nucleotide kinase family protein, which translates to MTDERGRLFVITGIQASGKTTVGTALAKTLTKSVFIDGDTIGGFVVSGREMMTRPPTQEAIEQLLFRYVGALVVADTYRTAGFDAVIADNIYGDYLIDFLELAHPEPVHLVMLNPSKDTVALREMERGKDSYRDGFTIESLWDTVEFATKRVGLWLDNSHLTVAETVMEILRRQPEAAVEYDG; encoded by the coding sequence ATGACTGATGAGCGCGGACGACTCTTCGTGATCACCGGGATCCAGGCCTCGGGCAAGACCACCGTCGGCACGGCTCTCGCCAAGACGCTCACCAAGTCGGTGTTCATCGACGGAGACACCATCGGCGGGTTCGTCGTGAGCGGTCGCGAGATGATGACGCGGCCGCCGACCCAGGAGGCCATCGAGCAGCTGCTGTTCCGCTATGTCGGTGCGCTCGTCGTCGCCGACACCTACCGGACGGCCGGGTTCGACGCGGTCATCGCCGACAACATCTACGGCGACTACCTGATCGACTTCCTCGAGCTGGCCCATCCCGAGCCGGTACACCTGGTCATGCTCAACCCGTCCAAGGACACCGTGGCTCTGCGCGAGATGGAACGCGGCAAGGACTCCTACCGCGACGGCTTCACCATCGAAAGCCTCTGGGACACCGTCGAGTTCGCGACCAAGCGGGTCGGCCTGTGGCTCGACAACTCCCACCTCACGGTGGCTGAGACCGTGATGGAGATCCTGCGTCGACAGCCCGAGGCGGCTGTCGAGTACGACGGCTGA
- the pgm gene encoding phosphoglucomutase (alpha-D-glucose-1,6-bisphosphate-dependent), with protein sequence MSSRAGQPAEDRDLVDVAHLITAYYTQQPDPDDVDQQVAFGTSGHRGSSLKTAFNEQHILATTQAIVDHRRDQGIDGPLFIGRDTHGLSEPAWASALEVLAANDVTVLVDDRDGYTPTPAVSHAILRANRGKPLDRKGSGLADGIVVTPSHNPPSDGGFKYNPPHGGPADSDATKVIAATANEHLRTGLKDVKRVPFARARAAATSYDFLGTYVDDLPNVVDLQRIRDAAVRIGADPLGGAAVAYWGEIAERHGLDLTVVNPRVDPTWRFMTLDWDEKIRMDCSSPNAMASLIARKDEFQIATGNDADSDRHGIVTPDGGLMNPNHYLAVAIQYLYGGARPQWRSGRIGKTLVSSSMIDRVAAGLGKELWEVPVGFKWFVPGLLDGTVGFGGEESAGASFLRHDGTVWTTDKDGIILALLASEIQAATGRSPSEHYADLVGEHGAPAYARVDAPADRAQKAKLAALAADDVTATELAGEPITAKLIQAPGNDAAIGGLKVTTESAWFAARPSGTEDVYKIYAESFRGEAHLKEVQAAAREVVSAALDA encoded by the coding sequence ATGAGCAGTCGCGCCGGTCAGCCCGCCGAGGACCGCGACCTGGTCGACGTCGCCCACCTGATCACGGCGTACTACACCCAGCAGCCCGACCCCGACGACGTCGACCAGCAGGTCGCGTTCGGCACTTCTGGGCACCGCGGCTCATCTCTGAAGACCGCGTTCAACGAGCAGCACATCCTGGCGACCACACAGGCGATCGTCGACCACCGGCGGGACCAGGGCATCGACGGGCCGCTGTTCATCGGTCGCGACACCCATGGGCTGTCCGAGCCCGCATGGGCATCGGCGCTCGAGGTGCTCGCCGCCAACGACGTCACGGTGCTCGTGGACGACCGCGACGGCTATACCCCGACCCCGGCCGTCTCTCACGCCATCCTGCGCGCCAATCGCGGTAAACCGTTGGACCGCAAGGGTTCTGGACTCGCCGACGGCATCGTCGTCACGCCCTCGCACAACCCGCCGTCCGACGGCGGCTTCAAGTACAACCCACCCCACGGCGGCCCGGCCGACTCCGACGCGACCAAGGTCATCGCCGCAACGGCCAACGAGCATCTGCGTACTGGACTCAAGGACGTCAAGCGGGTGCCATTCGCTCGCGCACGGGCCGCGGCGACGTCGTACGACTTCCTCGGCACCTACGTCGATGACCTGCCGAATGTCGTTGACCTGCAACGCATTCGGGACGCCGCCGTACGCATCGGCGCCGACCCGCTCGGCGGCGCGGCGGTCGCGTACTGGGGTGAGATCGCCGAGCGGCACGGGCTCGACCTGACCGTCGTCAACCCGCGCGTCGACCCGACCTGGCGGTTCATGACGCTCGACTGGGACGAGAAGATCCGCATGGACTGCTCCTCCCCCAACGCCATGGCTTCGCTCATCGCGCGCAAGGACGAGTTCCAGATCGCCACGGGCAATGACGCCGACTCCGACCGGCACGGCATCGTCACGCCGGACGGCGGCCTGATGAACCCCAACCACTACCTCGCGGTGGCGATCCAGTACCTCTACGGCGGCGCGCGCCCGCAGTGGCGATCAGGGCGCATCGGCAAGACACTCGTGTCGTCGTCCATGATCGACCGGGTGGCTGCGGGGCTCGGCAAGGAGCTGTGGGAAGTGCCCGTCGGCTTCAAGTGGTTCGTACCCGGACTCCTCGATGGCACAGTCGGATTCGGCGGTGAGGAGTCCGCCGGCGCATCGTTCCTGCGCCACGACGGCACGGTCTGGACGACCGACAAGGACGGCATCATCCTCGCGCTGCTGGCGTCCGAGATCCAGGCTGCCACCGGTCGATCGCCGTCGGAGCACTACGCCGACCTGGTCGGCGAGCACGGCGCACCGGCGTACGCCCGTGTCGACGCACCGGCCGACCGCGCCCAGAAGGCCAAGCTCGCAGCGCTGGCTGCGGACGACGTGACGGCGACCGAGCTGGCCGGCGAGCCGATCACCGCCAAGCTGATCCAGGCGCCCGGCAACGATGCGGCGATCGGTGGCCTGAAGGTCACGACCGAGAGCGCCTGGTTCGCCGCCCGCCCCTCGGGCACCGAGGACGTCTACAAGATCTACGCCGAGTCCTTCCGGGGCGAGGCCCACCTGAAGGAGGTGCAGGCTGCGGCACGTGAGGTCGTGTCCGCGGCCCTCGACGCATGA
- the glgB gene encoding 1,4-alpha-glucan branching protein GlgB, producing MALVHPDATIVPSKLELLTAWIGKQRWYTGKGRRPELRRMSAFRWDDPDGEVGIETLIVVDEAGPVTVTYQVPLTYRATPLVGADAALIGTTEHSVLGPRYVYDACHDPVYATALLSTIISAGSEAERSDGVVSSTVRGSGIVGRPVPRHGRIEPVALTLVSSRVLSGEQSNTSIISDVELDGIAQQLITKVFRVLHDGHNPDVQVQSVLSNAGTLQVPAMLGSLAGTWSDEERAGALHTGDLAFTQEFLPGVRDAWREALAAAVDDVDFRAPARALGRTTAQVHTLLARELPTVPSEHDRIAVITAGMRTRFAQAVAVRPSLAERRPRVDAALAHVQEMKWPALQRIHGDYHLGQVLDVPGRGWVLLDFEGEPLRPLSERTQPDCVLRDVAGMLRSFDYAAGSVVHDGGPDRTQWAVLSRRAFLEGYAAETDLDLDELQPLLDAFEVDKALYELVYEVRHRPDWVDIPAAAVDRLLPPAATRAAANGAERATAGRERSPRRRTGGAHVVPEAGDDSDQPEASAPAEAASVVRPAVATPLTGSSPASTLMPERPPSRRSTPVSPARPASRRMPWPARLDPTDADQIVGGVHRGPHGVLGGHPGRDGVTVRVLRPLARSVSLRLADGSQVALDHEHEGIWSALVPGTDVPEYTVIASYEDGSEHESDDPYRFLPTLGEVDIHLIAEGRHEQLWTVLGAHVRTYDGSAGPVRGTSFAVWAPHARAVRVVGDFNRWDGLGHQMRVLGSSGIWEIFVPGVEAGNHYKFEILGPDGVWRAKADPMARLAQTAPQTASVVTESAYEWGDGDWLAQRAAHDAVTSPMSVYEVHLTSWRHGQTYRELAEHLVNYVTDLGFTHVELMPVMDHPYPPSWGYHVTSYYAPNSRLGGPDDFKYLIDRLHQAGIGVILDWVPGHFATDEWALAKFDGTPLYEHADPRRGWHPEWGSYIFDFGRPQVRNFLVANAVYWLEEFHADGLRVDGVASMLYLDYSRNPGEWVPNREGGRENLEAVQLLQETNATAYKRVPGIVTIAEESTSWPGVTAPTSQDGLGFGFKWNMGWMHDSLNYMAKAPVHRQYHHNTMTFGLTYAWSEKFVLPISHDEVVHGKGSLLRKMPGNRWEQLANLRAYLAYMWAHPGKQLLFMGAEFAQESEWADGRSLDWWLLDQPAHWGVHALTKDLNATYRAHPALWALDHDTAGFQWIQPDDASGNTFSFLRRTRDDERAVVAVVANFSGSEHTQMRVGLPFAGEWQEVLNTDAHTYGGSGVGNLGSVTATDEPSDGQPASALITVGPLSVVWFVPAGPPPVEPGTADTPPVEPGTADTPPVEPGTADTPPVEPGTADTPPVEPGGALAEPVSKPGAAQGDSADASHSDDEGGAR from the coding sequence ATGGCCCTCGTCCACCCTGACGCCACGATCGTCCCGTCCAAGCTGGAGCTCCTCACGGCCTGGATCGGCAAGCAGCGCTGGTACACCGGCAAGGGGCGTCGACCCGAGCTGCGGCGCATGAGCGCGTTCCGCTGGGACGACCCCGACGGGGAGGTCGGCATCGAGACCCTCATCGTGGTCGACGAGGCCGGCCCGGTGACGGTGACCTACCAGGTGCCGCTCACCTACCGCGCCACTCCGCTGGTCGGTGCCGACGCAGCGCTCATCGGCACGACGGAGCACTCGGTCCTCGGCCCGCGCTACGTCTACGACGCCTGCCACGACCCCGTCTACGCCACCGCCCTCCTGAGCACGATCATCTCCGCGGGGTCCGAGGCCGAGCGCTCGGACGGCGTCGTGAGCTCGACCGTGCGCGGCAGCGGCATCGTCGGGCGCCCGGTCCCTCGCCACGGCCGGATCGAACCTGTCGCGCTCACCCTCGTCTCGAGCCGGGTGCTGTCCGGCGAGCAGTCCAACACCTCGATCATCAGTGACGTCGAGCTCGACGGCATCGCCCAGCAGCTCATCACCAAGGTGTTCCGGGTGCTGCACGACGGGCACAACCCCGACGTCCAGGTGCAGAGCGTGCTGTCCAACGCCGGCACCCTCCAGGTGCCCGCGATGCTCGGCTCACTCGCCGGCACGTGGAGCGACGAGGAGCGCGCGGGCGCCCTGCACACGGGCGACCTGGCGTTCACGCAGGAGTTCCTGCCCGGCGTACGCGATGCCTGGCGCGAGGCCCTCGCCGCTGCCGTCGACGACGTGGACTTCCGGGCTCCGGCGCGCGCCCTCGGTCGCACCACCGCTCAGGTGCACACGTTGCTCGCCCGCGAGCTGCCGACCGTGCCGAGCGAGCACGACCGCATCGCGGTCATCACCGCCGGGATGCGCACGCGCTTCGCCCAGGCGGTCGCCGTACGCCCGTCCCTCGCCGAGCGTCGACCACGCGTCGACGCCGCCCTGGCGCACGTCCAGGAGATGAAATGGCCTGCGCTGCAACGGATTCACGGCGACTACCACCTCGGGCAGGTGCTCGACGTCCCCGGTCGCGGGTGGGTGCTGCTCGACTTCGAGGGTGAGCCGTTGCGACCGTTGTCCGAGCGCACCCAGCCCGACTGCGTCCTGCGTGACGTCGCAGGCATGCTGCGCTCGTTCGACTACGCGGCGGGCTCGGTCGTGCACGACGGCGGCCCTGATCGCACGCAGTGGGCCGTCCTGAGCCGGCGCGCGTTCCTCGAGGGCTACGCCGCCGAGACCGACCTCGACCTGGACGAGCTGCAGCCCCTGCTCGACGCGTTCGAGGTCGACAAGGCGCTCTACGAGCTCGTCTACGAGGTACGCCATCGGCCGGACTGGGTCGACATCCCGGCGGCGGCGGTCGACCGGCTGCTCCCGCCGGCGGCCACCCGTGCTGCGGCCAACGGCGCTGAACGGGCGACGGCCGGGCGCGAGCGCAGCCCGCGACGACGCACCGGCGGCGCCCACGTGGTCCCGGAGGCTGGTGATGACTCGGACCAACCCGAGGCCTCCGCCCCGGCTGAGGCCGCCTCCGTCGTACGCCCTGCAGTCGCCACCCCGCTGACCGGATCGTCTCCCGCGTCCACCCTGATGCCCGAACGGCCACCGTCCCGAAGGAGCACCCCCGTGAGCCCAGCCCGACCGGCGTCGCGCCGCATGCCGTGGCCGGCCCGCCTCGACCCGACCGATGCAGACCAGATCGTCGGCGGTGTCCACCGCGGCCCGCACGGCGTCCTCGGTGGGCACCCCGGTCGCGACGGCGTGACCGTCCGCGTGCTGCGTCCGCTGGCACGCTCCGTCTCGCTCCGGCTGGCCGACGGCTCGCAGGTCGCGCTCGACCACGAGCACGAGGGCATCTGGTCCGCGCTCGTCCCCGGCACCGACGTCCCCGAGTACACCGTGATCGCCTCCTACGAGGACGGCTCCGAGCACGAGTCCGACGACCCGTACCGGTTCCTGCCCACGCTCGGCGAGGTCGACATCCACCTCATCGCCGAGGGCCGGCACGAACAGCTCTGGACCGTGCTCGGCGCACACGTACGCACCTACGACGGCAGCGCAGGCCCGGTACGCGGCACCTCGTTCGCCGTGTGGGCGCCGCACGCGCGGGCCGTCCGCGTCGTCGGCGACTTCAACCGCTGGGACGGCCTGGGCCACCAGATGCGCGTGCTCGGCAGCAGCGGGATCTGGGAGATCTTCGTCCCCGGGGTCGAGGCCGGCAACCACTACAAGTTCGAGATCCTCGGCCCGGACGGCGTGTGGCGCGCCAAGGCCGACCCGATGGCGCGGCTGGCTCAGACGGCACCGCAGACCGCGTCGGTGGTCACCGAGTCGGCGTACGAGTGGGGTGACGGCGACTGGTTGGCCCAGCGCGCCGCGCACGACGCGGTGACCTCGCCCATGAGCGTCTACGAGGTGCACCTCACCTCGTGGCGGCACGGGCAGACCTACCGCGAGCTCGCCGAGCACCTGGTCAACTACGTCACCGACCTCGGCTTCACACACGTCGAGCTGATGCCCGTCATGGACCACCCCTACCCGCCGAGCTGGGGCTACCACGTCACGAGCTACTACGCCCCCAACTCGCGGCTCGGCGGACCTGACGACTTCAAGTACCTCATCGACCGGCTCCACCAGGCGGGCATCGGCGTCATCCTCGACTGGGTGCCCGGCCACTTCGCCACCGACGAGTGGGCCCTCGCGAAGTTCGACGGCACGCCGTTGTACGAGCACGCCGACCCGCGTCGCGGCTGGCACCCCGAGTGGGGCTCCTACATCTTCGACTTCGGCCGCCCGCAGGTGCGCAACTTCCTGGTCGCCAACGCGGTCTACTGGCTGGAGGAGTTCCACGCCGACGGCCTGCGCGTCGACGGGGTCGCCTCGATGCTCTACCTCGACTACTCGCGCAACCCTGGCGAGTGGGTGCCCAACCGCGAGGGCGGACGTGAGAACCTCGAGGCCGTGCAGCTGCTCCAGGAGACGAATGCGACTGCGTACAAACGGGTTCCGGGCATCGTGACGATCGCTGAGGAGTCCACGTCGTGGCCCGGCGTGACCGCGCCGACCTCGCAGGACGGGCTCGGGTTCGGGTTCAAGTGGAACATGGGCTGGATGCACGACTCGCTGAACTACATGGCGAAGGCGCCGGTCCACCGGCAGTACCACCACAACACGATGACCTTCGGGCTGACCTACGCGTGGAGCGAGAAGTTCGTACTCCCGATCAGCCACGACGAGGTCGTGCACGGCAAGGGCTCGCTGCTGCGCAAGATGCCGGGCAACCGGTGGGAGCAGCTGGCCAACCTGCGCGCCTACCTCGCCTACATGTGGGCTCATCCCGGCAAGCAGCTGCTGTTCATGGGCGCCGAGTTCGCCCAGGAGTCGGAGTGGGCCGACGGGCGCAGCCTCGACTGGTGGCTGCTCGACCAGCCTGCGCACTGGGGCGTGCACGCCCTCACCAAGGACCTCAACGCGACCTACCGCGCCCATCCCGCGCTGTGGGCGCTGGACCACGACACCGCAGGCTTTCAGTGGATCCAGCCTGATGACGCGAGCGGCAACACCTTCTCCTTCCTGCGCCGGACGCGTGACGACGAGCGTGCGGTCGTCGCGGTCGTCGCCAACTTCAGCGGGTCCGAGCACACTCAGATGCGGGTCGGGCTTCCGTTCGCGGGCGAGTGGCAGGAGGTCCTCAACACCGATGCGCACACGTACGGCGGCAGCGGCGTCGGCAACCTCGGCAGCGTCACGGCCACGGACGAGCCCAGCGACGGCCAGCCCGCGTCGGCCCTGATCACGGTCGGCCCGCTGTCCGTGGTCTGGTTCGTCCCCGCCGGACCCCCGCCGGTTGAGCCGGGCACCGCGGACACTCCGCCGGTTGAGCCGGGCACCGCGGACACTCCGCCGGTTGAGCCGGGCACCGCGGATACTCCGCCGGTTGAGCCGGGCACCGCGGATACTCCGCCGGTTGAGCCGGGCGGAGCGCTAGCGGAGCCCGTGTCGAAACCCGGTGCCGCACAGGGAGACTCGGCGGACGCCTCACACAGCGACGACGAAGGAGGCGCTCGATGA
- the treS gene encoding maltose alpha-D-glucosyltransferase produces the protein MQGLNLQQPGLKHDPQWFRKAVFYEVLVRGFGDSTGSGSGDFSGLINRLDYLQWLGVDCLWLPPFYASPLRDGGYDVADYTAVLPEFGTLPEFTELVTQAHARGIRIITDLVMNHTSDQHPWFQASRSDPDGEYGDFYVWSDHDDRYPDARIIFIDTEVSNWTFDPVRRQFFWHRFFSHQPDLNFENPAVKEAMFDVMRFWLDLGIDGFRLDAVPYLYEEDGHNGENHARTHAFLAELRVKVDEEYPGRILLAEANQLPHEVVDYFGTEEAPECHMCFHFPVMPRLYYALREEKAASVIEVLGDTPAIPPGTQWGTFLRNHDELTLEMVNPEERAAMYGWYAPDPRMRANVGIRRRLAPLLDNSRAEIELAHALLLSLPGSPCLYYGDEIGMGDNIWLEDRDAVRTPMQWSPDRNAGFSSADPGKLYLPVVSSLVYHYNNVNVEAQMASSSSLLHWVRGMLAVRSRYPVFGLGDFVACAADNEAILAYTRSVDEAEASDQGVQTPDVLCVNNMSSRPQATTIELGARFASASVRDLFGGNGFGEVSGDGRITLTLGSRDFFWLALDTSDGG, from the coding sequence GTGCAAGGTCTCAACCTCCAGCAGCCCGGGCTCAAGCACGACCCGCAGTGGTTCCGCAAAGCCGTGTTCTACGAGGTGCTCGTCCGCGGCTTCGGCGACTCGACCGGCTCCGGCTCGGGTGACTTCTCCGGCCTGATCAACCGGCTCGACTACCTGCAGTGGCTCGGGGTCGACTGCCTGTGGCTGCCCCCGTTCTACGCCTCTCCCCTGCGCGACGGCGGCTACGACGTGGCCGACTACACCGCCGTGCTGCCGGAGTTCGGGACGCTGCCGGAGTTCACCGAGCTGGTGACCCAGGCGCACGCACGCGGCATCCGCATCATCACCGACCTGGTCATGAACCACACCAGCGACCAGCACCCGTGGTTCCAGGCGTCGCGCTCCGACCCGGACGGCGAGTACGGCGACTTCTACGTCTGGTCCGACCACGACGACCGCTACCCCGACGCGCGCATCATCTTCATCGACACCGAGGTGTCCAACTGGACCTTCGACCCGGTGCGCCGGCAGTTCTTCTGGCACCGCTTCTTCTCCCACCAGCCCGACCTCAACTTCGAGAACCCGGCGGTCAAGGAGGCGATGTTCGACGTCATGCGCTTCTGGCTGGACCTCGGCATCGACGGGTTCCGCCTGGACGCCGTGCCCTACCTGTACGAGGAGGACGGCCACAACGGCGAGAACCACGCTCGTACGCACGCGTTCCTCGCCGAGCTGCGCGTCAAGGTCGACGAGGAGTACCCCGGTCGCATCCTGCTCGCCGAGGCCAACCAGCTGCCGCACGAGGTCGTCGACTACTTCGGCACCGAGGAGGCCCCCGAGTGCCACATGTGCTTCCACTTCCCGGTGATGCCGCGGCTGTACTACGCGCTGCGTGAGGAGAAGGCCGCGTCCGTCATCGAGGTGCTCGGTGACACCCCGGCGATCCCGCCCGGCACCCAGTGGGGCACGTTCCTGCGCAACCACGACGAGCTCACGCTCGAGATGGTCAACCCCGAGGAGCGTGCCGCGATGTACGGCTGGTACGCGCCCGACCCGCGCATGCGTGCCAACGTCGGCATCCGCCGCCGGCTCGCTCCCCTGCTCGACAACTCGCGTGCCGAGATCGAGCTCGCGCACGCGCTGCTGCTGTCGCTGCCCGGCTCACCGTGCCTCTACTACGGCGATGAGATCGGCATGGGCGACAACATCTGGCTCGAGGACCGCGACGCCGTCCGTACGCCGATGCAGTGGTCGCCCGACCGCAACGCCGGCTTCTCGAGCGCTGACCCCGGAAAGCTCTATCTGCCAGTGGTTTCCAGCCTCGTCTACCACTACAACAACGTCAACGTCGAGGCGCAGATGGCGTCCAGCTCGTCGCTGCTGCACTGGGTGCGCGGCATGCTCGCGGTCCGGTCGCGCTACCCGGTGTTCGGGCTCGGCGACTTCGTGGCGTGCGCGGCCGACAACGAGGCGATCCTCGCCTACACCCGCTCCGTCGACGAGGCCGAGGCGTCCGACCAGGGCGTGCAGACGCCCGACGTGCTGTGCGTCAACAACATGTCCAGCCGACCTCAGGCGACGACCATCGAGCTCGGCGCGCGGTTCGCGAGTGCGTCCGTGCGAGATCTGTTCGGGGGCAACGGTTTCGGCGAGGTCAGCGGTGACGGCCGCATCACCCTGACGCTGGGCTCGCGTGACTTCTTCTGGCTCGCGCTCGACACGAGCGACGGGGGCTGA